TCATGCTCGGCCGGGGCAGTAGCGCCCGCCTCAATGCCCTCGACCTGGGCCCGCTCGCTGCGCGCTGGGATGTCTGGTCGACCGAGCGGCAACGTGACGAGCTCGACGGGGTCCTGGGCCGGTGGGTGCAGCTGCTGGTCGCGCTGGCCGAAGCGCAGGGCTACCGGCCCACCGTCACCGACGAGGCCGCGCTCTCGGCGGTGCTGCGGCAGCTGCTGGGTGTTCGCGACGGCTACACCCAGCTCACGCCGATCACCATTCCCGACGTCCACCGGATGCTGTCGGACCCGGATGAGCAGCTGTGGCAGAGCCTGCGCTTCGCCGGCCGCCGCCAGTTCCTCGACCACCTCCGGTCCATCACCGACGCCCTGGCCAATCTGATCTCCGGCCCGCTGGCGGGGTTGTTCGACGCCCCCACCAACTTCACCGTCGACTGGAACGCCCCCATCCAGAGCCTGGACCTCTCCCGGCTACGTACCCGCGGCGACCAGGCCGTCGCCGTCGCGCTGACCTGCCTGGGCTCGTGGTCCTCGTTGGCCACGGATCTGCAGGAGGACGGGGAGCTGCGGATCGTCGTCCGTGACGAGATCTGGCGGCAACTGAGGCTCGGGCTGCGCGCGGTCCAGGCGGTCGACAGTGAACTTCGGCTCTCGCGCGCGGAACGCAAGATCCAGATCCTGGTCAGCCACAAGCCCGGCGACTTCCTCTCCGTCGGCGCCACGGGCTCACAAGAGGTCGCCATCGCCCGGGATTTGCTGGCCCTGTGCTCGATTCGTGTCCTGCTTGGACAGTCGACTCGTGTGGCGAGTGAGCTGGCCGATGTCCTTGCACTGTCGGACAAGGAGCACGACGCCACGACGGGGTGGGCCAACGACCGGCAAGGCCGCGCGCTGTGGAAGATCGAGAACCGGACTGGGCTCAAAGTTCAGACGGTGCTCAGCCGGATCGAGCGGGAGATCTTCGACACGAACTCTCAACTTGTCTCGAAGCCGAACCGGTTACCGAGTAACGACGTTGCGGCGATGCCATCATGAGGCCCCACGGGATGCTCGCTGGCGTGGCCAGCGCTCTGGTCGCGGTGGTGGTGCTGCCGATCCTGGCTCTGGCCTTGCTGATCGGACCCGCGGCGACCGCGACGATCGTCCAGCTGGGCGGCTGCGAACAGGGCGGTCCTGGTGGCGGCTCGGTCGTGATCGACCGCCAGCAGCTGGGTGCCGGCGAGATGGACATCGCCCGCACCATCGTCGACGTCGTCCAGCAGCGCCGGCTGCCCCGGCGGGCCGCAGTCCTCGCGACCGCCACCGGCATCGTCGAGTCCGGGCTGCGCAACCTCGACTACGGCGACCGCGACTCGCTCGGGGTGTTCCAGCAACGCCCGAGCCAGGGGTGGGGCACCCGCGAGCAGATCCTCAACCCCGTGTACGCCACCGGCAAGTTCCTCGACGCCCTGATCGCCTTGCCCGGCTGGGACACCATGGCCCCGGGCCGGGCTGAGCAGGCGGTGCAGCGCAGCGGCTTCCCCGATCGTTACGCTCCGCGCGAACCGGCCGCCGTCGCGATCGTGGATCGGTTCTGGACGGGGCCGGACAACCCGACCCCGCCGGTAGCGCCCGGCGGCGGCACCGAGGCAGTGCAGGCGAAGGCGCTGTGCCCGGACCAGGGCGGATCCGACGTCCCCCGCGACCCGGGCCAGATCGACCCGAAGAAGCTGCCACCCGGGTTCACGCTGCCGGACGATGTCCGCCAGCGTGCCGCGGTCGGCTTCGCCCTGGGCCAGCTCGGCAAACCGTACGTGTGGGGCGCGAAAGGCCCGAACTCCTACGACTGCTCAGGGCTGATGCTCGCCTCCTGGGCCGCCGCCGGAGTCGGAATCCCCGCCGGCACCGTCAGCCAGGTCCACGCCGGGCACGCCGTCACCTCAATCCAGCAGGTCCAACCCGGCGACCTGCTGTTCATTCCCGGTTCGCTCGGCACCGCTCGCGTGCCGCGGCACGTGGGGATGTACGCCGGACACGGCCTGATCGTCGACGCCTACGACACCGACACCGGCGTCATCCTCGAACCCCTCTCCGCATGGACCTCGAAGATCGTCGCGATCCGCCGGATCGCCGACCCCAGCTCGCCCTCCCCGCCACCGGGAGGGAGCCCACTCTGATGAACCCCGTGGCGTTGCCCTCCCGCTGTCCGGGAGGAGCGGCCGATGCCGCGCACACGCACCGACACACTCAACCTCGACCGCGACGTCGCACTGATGGGCCTCGCGATCGCCGCCCTGGCGATCCTCTGCAGCCTCGGAGCGATCGTCGTCACCGCCGCCGTCCTGGTCACCGGCTTCCACACCGGTAGCTGGGCGTGGCCGCCGATCACCGCGTGGCCGGGCTTCGCCCTGACAGTCGCCTTCCACGCTGCTGATCCCGGGCCGGCCCTGCCGGTCCCGTGGTCGGGCGCGGTCAGCGACCACCAGCTGGCGTTCTACATCTGGTTCACCACGATCACTATGCTCGCCGCCGGCCTCACCGTGGGCGCCGCGATCCCGGTCTGGCGCCGGGTGGCACCGTCTGATGCCGGCCACGCCACCCGCCGCGAGATGACCAGAATCTTGTCGGTCGAGGCTGCGCGCAAGACCGCGGTGTGGACTCGCGGTGACCTCACCGACGAGCAACGCCGGACCGCGCCGGTCGAACAGATCGCGGTACCGCTGCACCGCGGGCCGCGACGCCAGCAGCTGGTGACGTCGCTGGAGACCCCGACCGGGACGATCGCCCCGACCCGCTCGGGCAAGTCGCGGACGGATCTGGTGCACAAGGCCCTCGCGGCGCCGGGTGCGCTGATCGCGTCGACGACGAAGAACGATCTCGCCGAGTGGTGTCTGCTGGCCCGCACCCGCCCCCCGGGGGCCGGGCCGGTACTGGTGATCGACGCCACCGGCACCCTTTCCTGGCCGGCGCATGCCCGCTGGTCCCCGGTTACCGGCTGCGCTGACCCGGCCGTCGCACTGCGGCGGGCGGAGACGCTGATCGAGGCGTCCTCGCTCGGGCTGGAGAATGTCGGCGGCAACGACGCGGTGTTCCGCGGCCGCGCGACGATCGTCATGCAGGCGTATCTGCTCGCCGCCGCAAACCATCACCGCACGGTCGATCATCTCGTGCGGTGGTCGATCGCCAAACCTGCCGACCGGGAACCGGTCGAGCTGCTGGAGCAGCAGTATCCGCAGCTGGCGCAGAACCTGGAGTCGGAGATCGGGATGGTCGCCGAGACCTCCGACGCGGTCTGGATGAGCGTGCGGCGGGCGATCGAGCCGTTCATGAACCCGGCCATCCGCCACTTCGCCACTCCGAGCCCGGGTGAGGAACTGGACATCGACGAGTTCCTGCGCCGCCGGGGCAGCCTGTTCATCGTCGCCGGGGAACACCAAGCGCCGCAGGCCCGGTCGGTGCTGACCGCGCTGGTGGAGCAGATCCTCACCACCGCCCAGGACACCGCACTGCGCCGCGAACGCCGCCGGCTGGAACCACCCGCCACGGCGATCCTGGACGAGTTGTTCGCCGGTACGCCGGTGCCCCGGCTGCCGGCGATCATCGCCGACTCCGCCGGGCGCGGGGTGCTGATCCACTGGTCCGCGCAGTCGCGCTCCCAGCTCGACGAGCTCTACGGCGAGCCCGGCCGACTGCAGCTGATCGACAACACCCTCACCCTGACCGCGTTCCCCGGGCTCAAGGACGACAAGACGCTCGAGTGGCTGTCGACGCTGGCTGGGCAGCACCGCCGCCGAACACACCAGCAGCACAGCGACGGACTGTTCAGCGCCGGGCGCGGCGCCACCGGCGAGGAAACCGTCCCGACACTGCGCGCAGGCGACATCCGCACCCTCGACCGCGGCCGGGTCCTGATCCTGCACGGCAACCTCCGCCCCATCCTCGGGCACACCGTCGATGTCGAGCAACGACCGGACTGGCCCCAGCTTCAGGCTGACGTCGGCGCGATCCGCTCCGGGAATGCCGCGATCACGCCGGAGGGCTACCCGCTGATGCTGCCTGCTGTGGGCGATCTGCGATGAGCGACGACGACATCGCCGAACGCCCCGACGATCAGGACCGGCCGGAGCCGCGGTCGCTGGACGAGCTCAATGAGGCGGTCGCCGGGCTGGAGACGGTCACTACGGCGCTGGGACGCCAGATCGAGCAGGTGGCGGAGAAGCTCGGAGAGCTGATCGATGAGCCGGACAACGATCCGCGGCTGGCGCGGTGGCTGACGTTCCTGCCACCGGAGGCGGCGGAGGACAAGGCGCATCGCAAGGAAACACCGCTGTTCACGCTTGCGCATTTCGTGCAGTACTACAACGAGACCTACGTCGGCAATCCCGGGACCCGCTCGGTCGCCATTCCCGACTGCTGGCTAGACCATCCCGGCCTGGTCGCCGAGATCGCCACCCTCGCCTACACCTGGCGCGAAGCCCACCTGGGCAAGAGAGCCACGGTCCGCGATGCGCAGTACTGGCACGACCACTGGCGCCCTGGTTTTGCCGAGCGCATGGCCACCGAGTGGGTCCATCAACGCTGTCGCTCCGACGGCCACAAGACCGCCGGCGCACCGGCTCGTCCCGATCGGTTCACTCTGGACCATCGCGAACGGCAGGAACGGGCAGCTGCCCAGAGCAGCGACACGGAGCCGCACTCCGGGTCCGGTCGGTGATGACCGTGCCCGCGTGTCGACCGGCACGGGCACGTGCATCGGTCACCTGGTTCGCGCGTGTGTCGGTGATCGCGCTCTACATCGGCTGCGTGGTCGGCGCGAACTGGCTGGCAGAGGACCTCGGCGCGGTCGGCATCGGATTCGGGCTGCACGCCGCGGCCGCGGTGTACGTGGCGGGTCCGGTGCTGGTTGTGCGGGACTGGGTGCAACGCCTCGCCGGGCTGCGGGCGTCGCTGCTGGCTGTCGCCGCGGGCACGGTGCTCTCGTGCCTGGTTGCTGGCCCGGCCATCGCGACCGCGTCCGCGGTGTCCTTCGCCGTGAGCGAAGTGCTCGACGCAGCGGTGTATTCCGTCGTCGTCCGGCGGGGCGGTGTGGTCGTTGCGGTCCTATGCAGCGGGATGGTCGGGCTCGTCGTCGACTCGCTGCTGTTCCCGGCGATCGCGTTCGCCTGCTTGGCGCTGACGCCCGGTCATCTGCTGGGCAAGGCGTACGGCGTGCTCGCCGGCACGATCCTGACCGCTGTCGTCCGCCGCCGGCTATGAGGTTCCGATTCCTGCTTGGGACACATCGGCCGCATTGGCTGGCGCTGCTCGACGTGCCGCTGTTCGTGTCCGATCGGACGCTGCGCCGGTACAAGACGTTGCCAGTTGCGTCCTGTGATTGGGCCTGCGACTCCGGGGGTTTCAGCCAGCTTTCGCAGTGCGGGACGTGGGCGTGTGGGCCTCGCCCACGTGAGTACGCGGCCCGGATTCGGCGCTACCGCGACGAGATCGGCCGCCTGCTGTGGGCCGCACCGCAAGACCACATGGTAGAAAACACGATCCTTGCGCGCACGGGCCTCGACGTTGCGCAGCACCAAGAGCTGACGATCAGCAACTATCTGGAGCTGCAGTCCATCGACGCGGATCTGCCGTTCATCCCGGTGTTGCAAGGACAGTCCATCGAGGACTATCACCGCTGCGCTGACCGCTACGAGCAACGCGGAGTCGACCTCGCCACCGCTGCTCTCGTTGGTGTCGGCAGTATTTGCCGGCGCCAGCACACCGCAGAAGTCGAGGGCATAGTGCGTTCACTCGCCCAGCGCGGCTATCGACTGCATGCCTTCGGCGCGAAGACTCTGGGCCTGGCCCGGTACGCGGACAACATCGTCAGCAGCGACTCGCTCGCCTGGTCCTTTGCCGCCCGGTGGGAGCCGCCACTGCCGGAATGTTGCGGCCACCGTCGGTGCAACAACTGCGTAAAGTTCGCGCTTCGCTGGCGTCGGAAGGTACTCCAGACGATCGAAACAGCCGGAACCAATACGACAACCACAGCGAAGCCCGACAGCGTGAGTTATAGTGGCACCGTCCGGCACATCGTATTGGCAGCCGGAGTCACTGGAGGTTTTGCCATTATGGCACAGAAAGTTCTCGTGGAGATGGTCGACGACATCGACGGCGGCGCGGCCAGCCAGACAGTCCCGTTCGCCCTGGACGGGGTGAGCTACGAGATCGACCTGTCCGACGACAACGCCGCCGCGCTACGCGATGAACTTGCCCGGTACGTCGCCGCCGGACGACGGATCGGCGGCCGTAAGGTGCGCCTGGCGGCTGGCGAGTCGGCTCAGTCGAAGAAGCCTGGCACAGCGGCCGCAGACCGTGAACGGTCACGACAGATCCGGGAGTGGGCCAACAACAACGGCTACACCGTTTCCGAACGTGGCCGTCTCTCCGGCGAGATCATCGAAGCATTTGAGGCGAACGACGGCCAGCCCATCGTCGCCGACGAACCCGCCCCGCCCGCGAGGAAGCGAGCGCCTCGCAAGAAGGTCGCGGCCGCGAGGAAGTAATGACAGCCATCTAGAAGTGATTGCGGCATAACGATGTCCGGCGAAGACGGCCACGCGCACGATTCATGGCTGCCTCGCCGGACATCGTTATGCCGCCAACTCAGTAGTCGAGTTCGCGGTGACTGCTTTCGCTGTAGCCGTGGTCGTGGTCGTCGACCAGTTCTTCCAGTTCGGTGCGTCGCGCGGCCGCGGCGGTGTCCGCGTCGGCTTCTGCTTCCTGTTCCTTTTCGGCGGCGAGTCCGGCGAAGAACCGTGCGGCATAGTCGTCGGCGGTGTCGCGCAGTGACTCTCGGATCAGCACGGCGTCCGATGCGGTGTCTTCGCGGCCAGGTGTGGTCATCAGGTGCGTCCAATGCCGAGTGGCGTCCCACGGTGCGTCGGCGCGAAGGTGACCCACTGGCGCGCGCAGCATCGTCGGGGCGGGCACCGAAACGCACGATCCATGCCGGTTGCTCCTGTACGGCTCGATCTCGGAGTTGTTCGGTGCGTGCGGTGATCTCCGCGTTCAGGGGCGCCGGCTGTTCCAACAAACTGTTCTGATGCATGTCGTGCGGGACTAGTTCCTCTCTGGTCGCCAGACCGGCACATGCGGCAGCTTCCCCGTGTTCGATACTGTCAGGTGTTCCATGTCGCCACTGCGCTGTCGTCGTCCGATGAGTCCAAGTCGCGCTACATGGTAGATAGGCTGAGGCCGCCTACGTCAAGGTA
This genomic window from Amycolatopsis mongoliensis contains:
- a CDS encoding C40 family peptidase; translated protein: MASALVAVVVLPILALALLIGPAATATIVQLGGCEQGGPGGGSVVIDRQQLGAGEMDIARTIVDVVQQRRLPRRAAVLATATGIVESGLRNLDYGDRDSLGVFQQRPSQGWGTREQILNPVYATGKFLDALIALPGWDTMAPGRAEQAVQRSGFPDRYAPREPAAVAIVDRFWTGPDNPTPPVAPGGGTEAVQAKALCPDQGGSDVPRDPGQIDPKKLPPGFTLPDDVRQRAAVGFALGQLGKPYVWGAKGPNSYDCSGLMLASWAAAGVGIPAGTVSQVHAGHAVTSIQQVQPGDLLFIPGSLGTARVPRHVGMYAGHGLIVDAYDTDTGVILEPLSAWTSKIVAIRRIADPSSPSPPPGGSPL
- a CDS encoding VUT family protein — encoded protein: MSVIALYIGCVVGANWLAEDLGAVGIGFGLHAAAAVYVAGPVLVVRDWVQRLAGLRASLLAVAAGTVLSCLVAGPAIATASAVSFAVSEVLDAAVYSVVVRRGGVVVAVLCSGMVGLVVDSLLFPAIAFACLALTPGHLLGKAYGVLAGTILTAVVRRRL
- a CDS encoding histone-like nucleoid-structuring protein Lsr2, with the translated sequence MAQKVLVEMVDDIDGGAASQTVPFALDGVSYEIDLSDDNAAALRDELARYVAAGRRIGGRKVRLAAGESAQSKKPGTAAADRERSRQIREWANNNGYTVSERGRLSGEIIEAFEANDGQPIVADEPAPPARKRAPRKKVAAARK
- a CDS encoding type IV secretory system conjugative DNA transfer family protein, producing the protein MPRTRTDTLNLDRDVALMGLAIAALAILCSLGAIVVTAAVLVTGFHTGSWAWPPITAWPGFALTVAFHAADPGPALPVPWSGAVSDHQLAFYIWFTTITMLAAGLTVGAAIPVWRRVAPSDAGHATRREMTRILSVEAARKTAVWTRGDLTDEQRRTAPVEQIAVPLHRGPRRQQLVTSLETPTGTIAPTRSGKSRTDLVHKALAAPGALIASTTKNDLAEWCLLARTRPPGAGPVLVIDATGTLSWPAHARWSPVTGCADPAVALRRAETLIEASSLGLENVGGNDAVFRGRATIVMQAYLLAAANHHRTVDHLVRWSIAKPADREPVELLEQQYPQLAQNLESEIGMVAETSDAVWMSVRRAIEPFMNPAIRHFATPSPGEELDIDEFLRRRGSLFIVAGEHQAPQARSVLTALVEQILTTAQDTALRRERRRLEPPATAILDELFAGTPVPRLPAIIADSAGRGVLIHWSAQSRSQLDELYGEPGRLQLIDNTLTLTAFPGLKDDKTLEWLSTLAGQHRRRTHQQHSDGLFSAGRGATGEETVPTLRAGDIRTLDRGRVLILHGNLRPILGHTVDVEQRPDWPQLQADVGAIRSGNAAITPEGYPLMLPAVGDLR
- a CDS encoding ATP-binding protein; the protein is MAAPLQVYQAGTHEIGGLFPLLAASPLPAVGARMGYDVHSGGAFYLHPVEFVLRSICTNPNMVLFGEPGRGKSSTVVAFLLRMMLTGVRTLISGDVKGEYTPLLHALGVTPIMLGRGSSARLNALDLGPLAARWDVWSTERQRDELDGVLGRWVQLLVALAEAQGYRPTVTDEAALSAVLRQLLGVRDGYTQLTPITIPDVHRMLSDPDEQLWQSLRFAGRRQFLDHLRSITDALANLISGPLAGLFDAPTNFTVDWNAPIQSLDLSRLRTRGDQAVAVALTCLGSWSSLATDLQEDGELRIVVRDEIWRQLRLGLRAVQAVDSELRLSRAERKIQILVSHKPGDFLSVGATGSQEVAIARDLLALCSIRVLLGQSTRVASELADVLALSDKEHDATTGWANDRQGRALWKIENRTGLKVQTVLSRIEREIFDTNSQLVSKPNRLPSNDVAAMPS